A part of Gouania willdenowi unplaced genomic scaffold, fGouWil2.1 scaffold_434_arrow_ctg1, whole genome shotgun sequence genomic DNA contains:
- the LOC114460374 gene encoding transcription factor 7-like has product MKKIIILKWKGKHFKRLHHQGSEEGLQDVTNPPLPSHPAVQQPTSTESLEDVVFVDEQMCAWKKPEYVQPEQVPYDEHRYRAQQHGGQYGGHCKSGPTVFNDVRYGAPNIEDHTVNTVLQKAEYYPQQNPGPSTIPSIPAVVHHVELPTFTPPPNAMPPGTYRDPTFGKENVNVSHPPLQSAPPVMAPVSRNEVIVTKEPYIKKPPNAFMLFLKQNRAAAEAELGVRTSAVVNKHLGERWRALSPELKGLYNAEATLHAFIHLSKNPGWTNKINYRNKRKRRDEAN; this is encoded by the exons ATGAAGAAAATAATCATCTTGAAGTGGAAaggaaagcattttaagcgtcTCCATCATCAGGGTTCAGAGGAGGGGCTCCAGGATGTCACAAACCCCCCACTTCCATCTCATCCTGCTGTTCAACAGCCAACTTCAACTGAA AGTCTGGaggatgttgtgtttgttgatgagcAGATGTGTGCCTGGAAAAAGCCGGAGTATGTTCAGCCG GAACAGGTTCCTTATGATGAGCACAGGTACAGAGCCCAACAGCATGGGGGCCAGTACGGGGGCCACTGTAAAAGTGGCCCTACAGTATTTAATGATGTCAGGTATGGGGCCCCAAACATTGAGGACCATACAGTCAACACCGTCTTGCAGAAAGCGGAGTATTACCCCCAACAAAATCCTGGCCCCTCAACCATCCCTTCCATTCCAGCTGTGGTACACCATGTTGAGCTCCCAACCTTTACCCCCCCACCTAATGCCATGCCTCCAGGGACGTATAGAGATCCCACTTTTGGAAAAGA GAATGTGAATGTCTCTCATCCCCCACTGCAGTCAGCGCCCCCAGTGATGGCCCCAGTCTCAAG AAATGAGGTGATCGTGACAAAGGAGCCATACATTAAAAAGCCCCCCAACGCCTTCATGCTCTTCCTGAAACAGAACAGGGCAGCTGCGGAGGCAGAGCTGGGCGTGAGGACGAGCGCTGTGGTGAACAAACACCTCGGTGAACGG TGGAGAGCATTGTCACCAGAGTTAAAAGGTTTATATAATGCTGAGGCCACACTGCATGCTTTCATCCATTTGTCGAAGAACCCTGGCTGGACTAACAAAATCAACTAT AGAAACAAGAGGAAACGAAGAGATGAAGCCAACTAA